The Chionomys nivalis chromosome 4, mChiNiv1.1, whole genome shotgun sequence genome contains the following window.
aagcttcCTTTTTTATTAGACAAAAAATGGAAATGCTGTGGAACTATCTTTGTGCACTGtaaataagtttttgtttttgttttttttttttgttaacaaAAACCTGACAGGCCAAGGCCTAGGCAGGAtatggtgggcagagagaattctgagaagaaaaatggtAGGGTCTGGGGAGtctgaagagaagcagaaaaagcatGATGAGTATGCTGTGTTGAAAGAAGACACTGTCACattgcaaagaataaataaaaatatgggttaatttaaaatgtgttagaTATGAACAAGCCTGAGCTCTTGCTCTAGCATATAAAATTAATGATAAGTGTCTGAGTGGTTGTTTGCAGGTGGCTCTTGGGACACAGAGAAACATCACTACCCAATTTTTGACTTTCTTATCTTTTATAAGTCCAAAGAGTCAGGGCACTACTGCCCAACTGGAATGCCTTTGGCACTACTGCCCAACCAGAATGCCTTTATCACGTGAtgcttttttctttcccattGAATCTTTCCAATATGATTTCATGAAATACAATATACATGTGTCATAGTCTTTTCAGTCATCaaaaattctttttccttcttaaaaattCATAATGAAATGCAAACATCTACTACACTTATTATGTAaggtaattttaaattaaaagttttacATTAAAGTATATTAAACACATTAAGTTTTACCTAAAATTTTTACCATGTTTTTTCTTAAGTGTACCTCCATGTATGTGTGAAAATGATGAAGTAATGTTTTCTTGATATGAGTGCTCATAAGTATCAATTTATCCTGGGATTTAATTTTATCCTATTGTGTGTAAAGTTTACTCTAAACAATAGAAGGCAAACTATCATGAAGTAAAGGTCCattccatttttatatatttttaaagtagaaaggtctaaaaataaattttcattttttatatgatATATGTGTAATTCAACACATCAAGTGAATTGTCCATCAATTGAAGCATGTCAAGATTCATGATACATCTTAAACAATGTAGGTTTAATTACTTAAGCCATAAATACTATTgtaattattttgtttgaaaatggATAAATCTGGAGATCATCGTGCTAAACAAAATAAGCTAATCATATATGGTAAGTGTTATATGTTTACTTTTATATGTGAGAtctattctaaaatataaaatgggtaCTAGTAGGGTTGTAGAAGAGAAAAGGAGTGAAAATATGTGAAATAGAGAGATTAGCATGAGAAGAATATGTTCAAAGTTAATTAGATGCAACACTTACTTAGTGTaattcatatataataaaattactaaaattgagcataacaaaatttacctcaactacagattttttttaactacaaCTAATTTAGACAATAAATTCATGCCATTGAAAATTTTAATGATATAAattgtattttcatcttttcaagTCTATGCCCAGTGGACTAGACAATCCCTGGTGAAAAGTTTATGCCTGCTGTGACAAATTGGGATTTGAACatagactttgtttttttcttccttgttgaTCTCCACAGAGTGCGCCTTAAGGGATATCTGTTCCTGGATTTCTAATCAGGTCCAAAAGAATTATAAGCAGGCCATGTTCTTTATTGATATAGCGACTCTGGAGGGATGTCTGTGGCTTTTCTTTACTGCATTTGGGAAAATGTCTAGCTAAAAGTGCTATGCACATCTCACAGTGACATCTGTAACCTTCAGGTTGTGAACTGTGCTATGACACTTTTGTCATGCAGAACCTTATGATGACATTTGTCCACTTTTGATTCCAGCTCTACCTTCAGGATAGTGTTGGTGTGACACATATAGAGGTCTATTCAGAAACAAGAAAGAGTGAGTTCATTCTTTATTCATGTCTCCAATTCCTCTTGTGGATATAAAGGAGAATAATTATTACACTGAATGTCAATAACAACAAATCAGTAGGCAGGACTCAAACTCTACTGTCTGTCTGCTTGTGTTTCCTCATGTTAGCTTCCTCTTCAGTTTAATAGTAAGACATGCAGAAAAGGTTCAGATACCACATGAAATACAAAGCTCTTCCTTAGTGTGTGTGGagtatttattctgttttaaacAAAATACTAATGTACcatgtatataaataatttatgtatTATAAAAGTGCAGTGTGGATATTAAAAATATCACTAATGAAACCTCACCCATAATAGTTACTATTTTCTCTTCCATGCTTTTACAGACTTTTGAAAGCAAACCTTTTTCCATCTTCTGTGAATCTAGAATAGAGTAGAAAAAATGTGAAGGGACATGGAAGAATATTATTAGTGAAAATATTAAGCTATTGTGCATAGCCTTCATATCCTATATCAATTGTTAACTTCATAGAGTCTTATAATAAGCACCAAGGAAATCTTAGAGACTGTAAGTAATTTCTTTTCATAAGGAGTATCTGTGTGAATAATGTCCTACAGAAATTCTCTTCTTTATTATGGAAGAACTAGATTGTCTGATGGAACTAATGGATGGGAATTCATAAACCAGAGAGAGCATGTATTTTGTATGATATATTACATCACCTAACTTTATCAATGTTTAAAGTTCATGAGACATCATGCATAATGTAGGCTTAATTacttaaataataaatagtatTGCAATTATATTAATTGTTTGAATATGGATGAACTGGAGATCATCATGTTAAACAAAATAAGTTAATTATATAAGATAGGTGTTATATGAATGTGTGGTGTATGCAAGATAGGCATACAGGTCAGACAATCTATGTCCATAGGCTGAGACATGGGTAGAAGAATATTATTGTAATAACCAGATTATAAGGATAAAATAGGTAAGAGTAATTCAATAATTTGAGAGTATGATAATATATTCATATGACAAAGAACTTTTGTcaatttttccaaattcttctaCTGTTGGAAGTGTTGGAAACAGAGCTGGTTTGTTcactattaaaattttattcactCCTAGATATTCAATGATAAACATGTTGGCTGAAAATGGCTCCTTGGTGATTGAATTTGTTCTTGCTGGTTTGACAGATCGTCCAGAACTCCAGCTGCCTCTCTTTTATGTGTTTCTTATAATCTACATTGTCACAGTGATTGGAAACTTTGGCTTGATCACCCTGATTGGCCTCAATCCTCACCTGCACACTCCAATGTACTATTTTCTCTTCAACCTCTCCTTCATTGATCTCTGCTACTCTTCTGTCTTCAGTCCAAAAATGTTGATGAACTTTGTCTGTGAGAAGAATACCATCTCTTATGTAGGGTGCATGACtcagctgtttctctttctcttttttgtcatCTCTGAATGCTACATGTTGACCTCaatggcctatgatcgctatATGGCCATATGTAACCCATTGCTATATAAAGTCACCATGTCCCCTCAGGTCTGTTCTGTGATATCTTTTGCTGCTTATGGGATGGGGTTTGCTGGAGCCTCTGCCCACACAGGCTGCATGCTCAGACTGACCTTCTGCAATGCCAACGTCATCAACCATTACTTGTGTGACATTCTGCCCCTCCTTCAACTTTCTTGCACCAGCACCTATGTCAATGAGGTCGTAGTTCTCATAGTTGTAGGTATTAACATCACAGTCCCCAGTCTTACCATCCTCATATCCTACATTTTTATCCTGGCCAGCATTTTAAACATCAAATCCACGCAAGGAAGATCAAAAGCCTTCAGTACCTGTAGCTCTCACATCATggccatttctcttttctttggttCAGCTGCATTCATGTATCTTAAATATTCTTCTGGATCTATGGAACAAGGAAAAATATCTTCAGTTTTCTACACTAATGTTGGGCCCATGCTCAATCCTCTAATTTACAGTTTTAGGAACAAGGACGTCAAGGTGGTATTAAGAAAATCAATGATTAGGTTTCAGAagagaaacatattttaattagaaACAATCTTTCTGTATGAATTTGGAAGACTAAATTTTttggtattgtttttgtttgtgaatGAGAATTTGCCTATTATTATATGTGTAATTTTGTAGACTTGTTTTTGCAATATCTTATTTggataatttcatttttgtttctgtaaCTCTGGCAAATCTAACAGGAACTCCAAATAATTGGTAAcatttttatgaagaaataaGTGCGCAGGtatttttcattgctatttcctaTTCTAGGCTATTGGCTGTTTCTCAcctataaaaacacaacaaatttTATGTTGCTAAACATTGAAACCTTTCATATCTAAAACTAAAAAGGACAAACAATGGGTGCTTTCTCATTTTATAGTAGAAATATGGTTATGATAATGTTGGGAAGTTGGGTAGGAGAAGACAAGAAAGTTTTTGATTTGCATGGTTTCAATCAGGAATATTGCATTTGAATTCATTGCTCCTCATTGAGACTCtgtttaatcatttttatatcttaattttataAAGCAATAGATTTTGCACGTTCATGCTAAAAAGACATTGCAATTATGTCAGATGAtatgtattttcttcaatttaatCACCACACAGTAGATATCTATGCAATTATCATTGCTATTCATAAACAAAATATGtagaattttacttttaatttacaaataaaatcagaaaaactcATTATTTGCATACATAACTCCTAACTAATGTAGATatcaagaaaaataagaacattgTCATGGACATTTAAGAACAAGGCCTGATTATGTTTTAGaacaattatatataaaatatgttttacttAAAGTcatatctaataaaaataaaaatgacttgtattttgggggatatttttaaatttggctattttttatacatatttaaaaatttttaagtgtgtTTGAAGACTAGAGGTCCACAAGTAAATGTTACTATCATCTTCCCAAGTTGTTCAAAGCAAACTACATTCAACATCAGGTAATCCAGACTAGATGAGACATGAACTTCTAAGGATTTTCTAGTCTGCACCTCCCACAGgtacactgggattataggtatgtgaaCACTAAGTCCAGATATGGGTGGGTTCCGAAGATTCAGTCTAGGTCATTAGGCTCTGGTGGCAAACACTTCAAcatactaagccatctccctgtcCCCCAAATTGAATACTTTTATTAATATGCTATCTGCTGAATATATCTTATTCTCTGATTTTTGCCATAAAAGTAATATgatctttaaaagtttataaacaTAAGTTGGCAGGTCAGTGAATTATTTAAAAGTATGTAATAACAATTTtagttgcaattttttttttttttttttttttttttttggattttcgagacagggtttcttcatagtttttggtttctgtcctggaactagctcttgtagaccaggctggccgcgaactcacagagatccgcctgcctctgcctcccgagtgctgggattaaaggcgtgcgccaccaccgcccggcttagttgcacttttttgtttgttttattgagctatacatttttctctgttgccctcccttcctctcctctctcattctaccctctctcatggccccatgctaccaatttgctcaggaggtcttgtctttttctccatcctATTTAGGTTCATATATGTCTGCCTTAGGGtactctttgttgtctatgttcgttgggttgtggattgtaggctggttttcctttttttttttttgtctcaaagccatttatgagtaaatacatatcatattatatttttctttctgggtctggtaaCGTCATTCAATATGGTTCTCTCTAGATCtgtacatttgcctgcaaatttcaaactgtcattattttttatcactgagtagcactccattatgtaaatgtaccacattttcttcatccattcttcagttgatgggcatctaagtttgtttcctggctttgGCTATTACGGAAAATGCTGCTATGaccataattgagcacatgtccttgtggtatgattgagctaCCTTTTAGGTATAATACCCCAAattggcattgctgggtcttgtggtagaatgttttttaattttctgagaaatcaccatattgatttccaaagtgactgtagaAGTTTGCACTCCCTCCAGCAATGGAGGAGGGTTCTCCTTACCCCAcatactctccagcataagctgtcatcagtgtttgggatctttgccattctgataGGGGCagaatggaatctcagagttgtcttaatttgcatttctctgatggctaaggatgttcagcatttccttaagtgtctttca
Protein-coding sequences here:
- the LOC130872614 gene encoding olfactory receptor 147: MINMLAENGSLVIEFVLAGLTDRPELQLPLFYVFLIIYIVTVIGNFGLITLIGLNPHLHTPMYYFLFNLSFIDLCYSSVFSPKMLMNFVCEKNTISYVGCMTQLFLFLFFVISECYMLTSMAYDRYMAICNPLLYKVTMSPQVCSVISFAAYGMGFAGASAHTGCMLRLTFCNANVINHYLCDILPLLQLSCTSTYVNEVVVLIVVGINITVPSLTILISYIFILASILNIKSTQGRSKAFSTCSSHIMAISLFFGSAAFMYLKYSSGSMEQGKISSVFYTNVGPMLNPLIYSFRNKDVKVVLRKSMIRFQKRNIF